The Tripterygium wilfordii isolate XIE 37 chromosome 5, ASM1340144v1, whole genome shotgun sequence genome window below encodes:
- the LOC119999005 gene encoding high mobility group B protein 6-like, with amino-acid sequence MEPFEMSLAEELNEVKKKLESLRLDKERTEKMLKERDRVLDVQMKELESRGKIQKNLEIEVDRLYRLNKLKSYCMRICPIRTLREKEREKKDREVAQLEEQKSADAEESKDELVSECSNSGTPQLAWKLRFFLWFSNFGSV; translated from the exons ATGGAGCCTTTCGAGATGTCGCTTGCGGAGGAGCTTAATGAagtcaagaagaagctggagaGTTTGAGATTGGATAAAGAGAGGACTGAGAAGATGTTGAAAGAGAGGGATCGGGTCTTGGATGTGCAGATGAAGGAGCTTGAATCGAGAGGGAAGATCCAGAAAAATCTTGAGATTGAGGTTGATAGATTGTACAGATTGAATAAGCTCAAGTCCTATTGCATG AGAATCTGTCCAATCCGAACACTacgagagaaagaaagagagaagaaagacagAGAAGTAGCTCAATTAGAG GAACAGAAATCTGCAGATGCAGAGGAATCTAAAGATGAACTAGTGTCAGAGTGTTCAAATTCTGGTACTCCACAACTTGCCTGGAAGCTGAGATTTTTCTTATGGTTTTCAAATTTTGGGTCAGTTTGA
- the LOC119999070 gene encoding protein FATTY ACID EXPORT 3, chloroplastic-like, protein MSAALDLFSIKNASPSSFSGSFPMKRVLSNFAPFASCASARVRPDSVFRLRSCRVPAVSRCAVVPTGLGACFVSLDRARSRHRIVVASAASHEESEHLEIEVGKEEDNRKMQVEESEEAWKQTLESFKEEALKMQSVSKEAYEIYSKKAMVTLKETSEKLKIQADKARHDLSIIASELSEDGKEYLSAATENSPEPVKEIVETFTSSADDLNDVSKLHEFHVGIPYGLLLSVGGFLSFMLTGSISAIRFGVILGGALLALSVQSLRSYERGEPNDLALNGQAAIAAVIFLRKISFLSQRPFLTFFPVFVSGAVVAFYVYRMTMNRKQSKGSDLQHGSEN, encoded by the exons ATGAGTGCGGCACTGGATTTGTTTTCTATCAAGAACGCTAGCCCTAGCAGCTTCTCTGGTTCCTTTCCCATGAAGAGAGTTCTCTCTAATTTTGCGCCGTTTGCTTCGTGTGCATCAGCGAGGGTAAGACCGGATTCTGTGTTTAGACTTCGCAGTTGCAGAGTTCCTGCTGTTTCTCGATGTGCTGTTGTTCCAACGGGACTTGGTGCTTGTTTTGTTTCTCTGGACAGAGCAAGGTCGCGTCATCGAATTGTTGTTGCTTCCGCAGCTTCTCATGAGGAATCG GAGCATTTGGAAATTGAAGTGGGAAAAGAGGAGGATAATAGGAAAATGCAGGTTGAGGAATCAGAAGAAGCATGGAAACAGACTCTAGAATCCTTCAAAGAAGAAGCTTTAAAGATGCAAAGTGTGTCCAAAGAAGCTTATGAGATATACTCTAAGAAAGCAATGGTCACTTTGAAAGAAACTTCAGAGAAGCTGAAAATTCAAGCAGACAAGGCAAGACATGATTTGAGTATAATAGCTAGTGAACTCAGTGAAGATGGTAAAGAATATTTGTCAGCAGCTACAGAGAATTCCCCTGAACCAGTGAAGGAGATTGTTGAAACATTCACTTCCTCAGCTGATGATTTGAATGATGTTTCTAAACTCCATGAATTTCATGTTGGAATACCATATG GTTTGCTTCTCTCTGTTGGTGGATTTCTTTCCTTCATGCTCACAGGCAGCATTTCTGCCATTAGATTTGGTGTTATTCTCGGTGGTGCTCTGTTGGCTTTAAGCGTCCAGAGTTTAAGATCATATGAGAGAGGAGAACCAAATGATCTAGCTCTGAATGGGCAGGCAG CGATAGCAGCTGTGATATTTCTAAGGAAGATAAGCTTCCTATCTCAG AGACCATTTCTTACTTTCTTTCCTGTGTTCGTCAG TGGTGCAGTGGTGGCATTTTATGTATATAGAATGACAATGAATCGTAAGCAAAGCAAAGGATCAGACTTGCAACATGGTTCAGAGAATTAA
- the LOC119998275 gene encoding uncharacterized protein LOC119998275, translated as MCDCLHSAPPAFSLTRFHEPVFVRSYCLQRLSNSKSQFHRQLVRRSSRVVATRASSNGDDLGFKDETKEHLDFKPKQLDASLSRIERDSKNANGEGDDTQNLLDRVREGNGRSVSSRGRQVIKRSSLIAKQVISVQSAISLGFVSQLWVDTTSWAVLVVEVRRNLLSGEAERLLLEDVSQVGDVVLVEDESVMENETKMVDLETLVGYRVETPRRRNIGKVRGYSFNINSGAIESLELDSFGISIIPSSLVSTYALLVEDILEVLSDTVVVHEAAASHIQRLTKGLLDTQNVGTSMDDFDEDSELRRPITSDRGRRSTHRSVRRQKFDSKIREMEDDLELPMDYL; from the exons ATGTGCGACTGCTTGCACTCGGCTCCTCCGGCCTTCTCTTTGACAAGATTTCACGAACCAGTCTTCGTCAGATCTTACTGCCTACAAAGATTGTCAAATTCGAAGTCTCAGTTTCATCGGCAGCTTGTTCGTCGCTCTTCCAGAGTAGTTGCCACGAGAGCCAGCAGCAATGGAGACGATTTAGGGTTCAAGGACGAAACAAAGGAGCATCTCGACTTCAAACCGAAACAGCTAGATGCGAGTCTAAGCAGAATCGAGAGGGATTCGAAGAACGCTAATGGCGAGGGTGATGACACACAGAACTTGTTGGATAGGGTTAGAGAGGGTAATGGAAGGAGTGTTTCTAGTAGAGGGAGACAAGTTATCAAGAGGTCGAGTTTGATCGCGAAGCAAGTGATTTCGGTTCAATCTGCTATTAGTTTGGGTTTCGTATCTCAGCTTTGGGTGGATACTACTTCT TGGGCGGTATTAGTTGTAGAAGTGAGGCGAAACTTGCTTTCTGGTGAAGCTGAAAGGCTTCTTCTCGAGGATGTCAGCCAG GTTGGTGATGTTGTGCTTGTTGAGGATGAAAGTGTGATGGAGAATGAAACAAAAATGGTCGACCTTGAAACATTG GTAGGATATAGGGTTGAAACACCACGGAGACGGAACATTGGGAAG GTACGAGGGTACTCATTCAACATTAATTCAGGGGCAATTGAGTCACTTGAGCTTGATTCCTTCGGAATTTCCATCATTCCGTCAAGTTTG GTGAGTACCTATGCCTTGCTTGTTGAGGATATCCTGGAAGTTCTATCGGACACGGTTGTTGTGCATGAAGCAGCAGCATCACACATCCAGAGGCTAACGAAG GGTCTCTTGGACACCCAGAATGTGGGGACTTCCATGGATGATTTTGACGAAGACTCTGAGTTGCGGAGGCCTATTACATCTGATCGTGGTAGGAGGAGCACGCATAGAAGTGTCAGGCGGCAGAAATTTGATTCGAAGATCAGAGAAATGGAGGATGACCTGGAGCTGCCAATGGACTACTTATGA
- the LOC119998803 gene encoding vacuolar-sorting receptor 1-like: MTEELGVLVCVWFLLCGSCIGRFVVEKNSLKLTSPDAVKGVYECAIGNFGVPQYGGTLVGTVVYPKANQKACKDFSDVDISFKSKAGGLPTFLLVDRGDCYFTLKAWNAQKGGAAAVLVADNKIEPLITMDTPEEENTDAEYLEKITIPSALISKSLGDSIKDALAKGEMVNMNLDWTEALPHPDERVEYEFWTNSNDECGPKCDSQIDFVKNFKGAAQILERKGYTQFTPHYITWYCPEAFILSKQCKTQCINHGRYCAPDPEQDFSRGYDGKDVVVQNLRQACLFKVANESGKPWIWWDYVTDFAIRCPMKEKKYSKECAEQVIQSLGVDIKKINDCIGDPEADKENPVLKAEQDAQIGKGSRGDVTILPTLVINSRQYRGKLDKGAVLKAICSGFQETTEPAICLSGDMQTNECLENNGGCWKDRAANLTACRDTFRGRVCECPIVQGIKFVGDGYTHCEASEALRCEINNGGCWRKTQDGSTYSACVDDHTKGCKCPSGFKGDGVNNCEDVDECKEKLACQCPECKCKNTWGSFQCSCSGGSLYMREHDMCISKDANTEVSWGFVWAIILGLAAAGVAGYAIYKYRIRRYMDSEIRAIMAQYMPLDNQGEVQVHHGDI; encoded by the exons ATGACGGAAGAGTTAGGGGTTTTGGTTTGTGTGTGGTTTCTGTTATGTGGGTCTTGTATAGGTCGGTTTGTGGTGGAGAAGAACAGCTTGAAATTAACCTCCCCAGATGCAGTGAAAGGTGTCTATGAATGTGCAATTGGCAACTTTGGGGTTCCTCAATATGGAGGCACCTTGGTTGGGACTGTTGTGTACCCAAAAGCCAATCAAAAGGCGTGCAAGGACTTCAGTGATGTCGATATCTCCTTCAAATCTAAGGCTGGAGGACTACCCACTTTCCTCCTTGTTGATCGAGGAG ATTGTTACTTCACCTTAAAGGCATGGAATGCACAGAAAGGTGGAGCAGCGGCTGTTCTTGTTGCAGACAACAAGATTGAACCATTGATCACAATGGACACCCCGGAAGAAGAGAATACAGATGCTGAGTATCTAGAGAAAATCACCATCCCTTCAGCTCTTATCAGCAAATCCTTGGGGGACAGTATCAAGGACGCACTTGCTAAGGGTGAGATGGTCAACATGAACCTTGACTGGACCGAGGCACTTCCACACCCGGATGAGCGGGTTGAGTATGAGTTCTGGACAAATAGCAATGATGAGTGTGGACCAAAGTGTGATAGCCAGATTGATTTTGTCAAGAACTTCAAGGGTGCAGCTCAGATACTTGAGCGGAAGGGGTACACTCAGTTCACCCCCCATTATATAACATGGTATTGCCCTGAAGCATTTATTCTTAGCAAACAGTGCAAGACTCAATGCATCAATCATGGGAGGTACTGTGCTCCTGATCCTGAGCAGGATTTTAGTAGAGGATATGATGGGAAGGATGTCGTGGTTCAAAATCTACGCCAAGCGTGCTTGTTCAAAGTGGCCAATGAAAGTGGAAAGCCATGGATTTGGTGGGACTATGTGACTGACTTTGCAATCCGTTGCCCGATGAAAGAGAAGAAATACAGCAAAGAGTGTGCCGAACAAGTTATACAATCACTAG GTGTTGATATCAAGAAGATAAATGATTGTATAGGGGATCCTGAGGCAGATAAGGAGAACCCAGTACTCAAAGCTGAACAAGATGCACAG ATTGGCAAGGGTTCACGTGGAGATGTGACAATATTGCCTACCCTCGTTATAAATAGCAGACAATACAGAG GTAAGTTGGACAAAGGAGCAGTTCTCAAGGCTATTTGTTCAGGTTTCCAAGAGACCACGGAGCCAGCTATATGTTTAAGTGGAG ATATGCAAACTAACGAGTGTTTAGAAAACAATGGTGGGTGCTGGAAGGACAGGGCCGCCAACCTTACCGCATGCAGG GACACTTTCCGTGGCAGAGTTTGTGAGTGCCCTATCGTTCAAGGCATCAAGTTTGTCGGTGATGGTTATACTCATTGTGAAG CTTCAGAAGCGTTACGTTGTGAAATCAATAATGGAGGGTGTTGGAGGAAAACCCAAGATGGCAGCACCTATTCTGCTTGTGTT GATGATCATACAAAAGGTTGCAAGTGTCCATCAGGATTCAAGGGTGATGGAGTTAACAACTGTGAAG ACGTGGACGAGTGTAAAGAGAAGCTGGCCTGCCAATGCCCGGAGTGCAAATGCAAGAATACATGGGGCAGTTTCCAATGCAGTTGTAGTGGTGGTTCGCTATATATGCGAGAACACGATATGTGCATAA gtaaagatgctaatacagAGGTCAGCTGGGGCTTTGTTTGGGCTATTATTCTTGGGCTGGCTGCTGCTGGAGTTGCTGGATACGCGATTTACAAATATAGAATCCGG AGATACATGGATTCGGAGATACGGGCTATCATGGCACAGTATATGCCTTTGGATAATCAAGGGGAAGTCCAGGTTCACCACGGGGACATCTGA
- the LOC119999003 gene encoding transcription elongation factor TFIIS → MEREVVDLFEAAKKAAASAAVDGLSTSGPEVMRCVDALKQLKAFPITYDILVSTQVGKQLRPLTKHPKDKIKSIASELLELWKKIVIDETARNKKNGTDGENVDAVKANKVQKTSSVKIEKLSTNEAVKVERIGKDDSPRHRIVSRAETIKVEKKTANGNAVMDEKMDYEKTVKVERIPKEEKQASSGKAPPKLTSLIKCNDALRDKVRELLVEALSKVASEADEYMKDEVNACDPIRVAVSVESAMFEKLGRSNGSQKFKYRSIMFNIKDPNNPDLRRKVLVGHVKPERLITMTPDEMASDQRKRENDQIKEKALFDCQLGGQPKATTDQFRCGRCGQRKCTYYQMQTRSADEPMTTYVTCVNCNHHWKFC, encoded by the exons ATGGAGAGAGAGGTGGTCGACCTTTTCGAGGCAGCCAAGAAAGCGGCGGCATCCGCCGCAGTCGATGGCTTGTCGACGAGCGGGCCGGAGGTGATGCGATGTGTTGATGCGTTGAAACAGCTGAAGGCCTTCCCCATCACGTATGATATTCTTGTGTCCACACAG GTTGGAAAGCAGCTTCGACCTCTTACTAAGCATCCCAAGGATAAGATCAAAAGTatagcttcggaattgcttgagctgtggaaaaaaatagtcattgatGAGACAGCCAGAAATAAGAAAAATGGAACTGATGGCGAAAACGTAGATGCTGTAAAAGCTAATAAGGTTCAGAAGACCAGCAGTGTTAAGATTGAGAAGTTGTCAACCAATGAAGCTGTCAAAGTTGAGAGGATAGGCAAGGATGATTCACCAAGGCATCGAATTGTCTCAAGGGCAGAAACCATCAAAGTTGAGAAGAAGACTGCCAATGGGAATGCTGTCATGGATGAGAAGATGGACTATGAAAAGACAGTTAAGGTTGAAAGGATTCCAAAGGAGGAGAAGCAAGCTTCAAGTGGAAAAGCTCCCCCAAAGCTGACATCGTTGATCAAATGTAATGATGCTTTGCGCGATAAAGTTCGAGAACTTCTTGTTGAGGCATTGTCCAAAGTTGCCAGTGAAGCTGATGAGTACATGAAGGATGAAGTAAATGCATGTGATCCAATTCGAGTTGCTGTTTCAGTAGAATCTGCTATGTTTGAGAAGTTAGGTCGATCGAATGGGTCTCAGAAATTCAAGTACAGATCTATAATGTTCAACATCAAGGATCCAAACAACCCAGATTTGAGGAGAAAAGTGCTTGTTGGGCATGTCAAGCCAGAGAGGTTGATCACCATGACCCCAGATGAGATGGCAAGTGATCAAAGGAAGCGTGAGAATGACCAAATCAAGGAGAAAGCTTTGTTTGATTGCCAGCTTGGCGGCCAACCAAAGGCAACAACAGACCAGTTTAGATGTGGTCGTTGTGGTCAGCGCAAGTGCACCTACTATCAAATGCAGACTAGAAGTGCAGATGAACCTATGACAACCTATGTCACATGTGTAAACTGCAACCACCACTGGAAATTCTGCTAG